A single Nocardioides bizhenqiangii DNA region contains:
- the miaB gene encoding tRNA (N6-isopentenyl adenosine(37)-C2)-methylthiotransferase MiaB, protein MTTTAAPRTYEVRTYGCQMNVHDSERLSGLLEDAGYVPSGDGDQADVVVFNTCAVRENADNKLYGNLSHLAPIKAANPHMQIAVGGCLAQKDRSTITAKAPYVDVVFGTHNIGSLPVLLERARVQEEAQVEILESLEVFPSTLPTKRESAYAAWVSVSVGCNNTCTFCIVPSLRGKEKDRRPGEILAEIEALVADGVSEVTLLGQNVNSYGVEFGDRQAFSKLLRACGQIEGLERVRFTSPHPAEFTDDVIEAMAETPNVMPQLHMPLQSGSDRILKAMRRSYRQTRYLGIIDRVRAAMPEAAITTDVIVGFPGETEDDFQATLDVVRAARFSGAFTFQYSKRPGTPAAVLDDQVPPDVVKDRYNRLVDLVNEIAWEENKRLIGRDVELMVSEGEGRKDAATHRLSGRGPDNRLVHFEADFSQVDGEARPGDLVTVGITYAAPHHLVADGPVRALRRTRSGDAWALRQGMAPEPAGVTLGMPSVGVPAPLPDAPVCG, encoded by the coding sequence ATGACCACCACCGCAGCGCCCCGTACCTACGAGGTCCGCACCTACGGGTGCCAGATGAACGTCCACGACTCCGAGCGACTCTCGGGGCTGCTCGAGGACGCGGGTTACGTCCCCTCGGGTGACGGTGACCAGGCCGACGTGGTCGTCTTCAACACCTGCGCCGTGCGGGAGAACGCGGACAACAAGCTCTACGGCAACCTGTCCCACCTGGCGCCGATCAAGGCCGCCAACCCCCACATGCAGATCGCCGTCGGCGGCTGCCTGGCCCAGAAGGACCGCTCGACCATCACGGCCAAGGCGCCGTACGTCGACGTCGTCTTCGGCACCCACAACATCGGGTCGCTGCCGGTGCTGCTCGAGCGCGCTCGGGTGCAGGAGGAGGCGCAGGTCGAGATCCTCGAGTCTCTCGAGGTCTTCCCGTCGACGTTGCCGACCAAGCGGGAGTCGGCGTACGCCGCCTGGGTGTCGGTGTCGGTCGGCTGCAACAACACCTGCACGTTCTGCATCGTCCCGAGCCTCCGCGGCAAGGAGAAGGACCGCCGGCCGGGCGAGATCCTCGCCGAGATCGAGGCGCTGGTGGCCGACGGCGTCTCCGAGGTCACCCTGCTGGGGCAGAACGTCAACAGCTATGGCGTGGAGTTCGGCGACCGGCAGGCGTTCTCCAAGCTGCTGCGCGCGTGCGGGCAGATCGAGGGGCTGGAGCGGGTGCGCTTCACGAGCCCGCACCCGGCCGAGTTCACCGACGACGTGATCGAGGCGATGGCCGAGACGCCCAACGTGATGCCGCAGCTGCACATGCCGCTGCAGTCCGGCTCCGACCGGATCCTGAAGGCGATGCGCCGGTCCTACCGGCAGACCAGGTACCTCGGCATCATCGACCGGGTCCGTGCCGCGATGCCCGAGGCCGCGATCACGACCGACGTCATCGTCGGCTTCCCCGGCGAGACCGAGGACGACTTCCAGGCCACGCTCGACGTGGTGCGGGCGGCGAGGTTCTCCGGTGCGTTCACGTTCCAGTACTCCAAGCGCCCCGGCACCCCCGCCGCCGTCCTCGACGACCAGGTCCCGCCCGACGTCGTGAAGGATCGCTACAACCGCCTGGTCGACCTCGTCAACGAGATCGCGTGGGAGGAGAACAAGAGACTCATCGGCCGCGACGTCGAGCTCATGGTCTCCGAGGGCGAGGGCCGCAAGGACGCCGCGACCCACCGGCTCTCCGGACGCGGTCCCGACAACCGCCTCGTCCACTTCGAGGCCGACTTCAGCCAGGTCGACGGTGAGGCCCGGCCCGGGGACCTGGTCACGGTCGGCATCACGTACGCCGCCCCGCACCACCTGGTCGCCGACGGACCGGTGCGCGCGCTGCGCCGTACTCGGTCGGGCGACGCGTGGGCCCTCCGCCAGGGCATGGCGCCCGAACCCGCAGGTGTCACGCTCGGCATGCCGTCCGTCGGCGTACCGGCCCCGCTGCCCGACGCGCCAGTCTGCGGCTGA
- a CDS encoding glycerate kinase, producing the protein MTGRTARVMLAPDKFKGSLDAAGVAAAVAGGLRRTRPDVEVRCLPVADGGDGTLSAARAAGFALVPVAVHGPTGEPVDTAFARRGATAVVEMADACGLGRLPGGVGAPLTASSRGLGEVLVAALDAGCRELVVGIGGSASTDGGAGMLAALGARVLDETGEVVADGGAALAAAVTLDVEDLHPGLRDARILVACDVDNPLTGPEGAAAVYGPQKGCTPADVVLLDAALDHWSDVVADAAPEVADARDVPGAGAAGGVGFGLLAVLGAEPRPGIDLLLELLGFDEALEDVDLVVTGEGSLDDQSLRGKAPIGVATRARAAGIPVVAVCGRRLLTDAELRAAGILRAYALTDIERDLDTCLRSPTPLLERIGQQIGHTHLPPTAN; encoded by the coding sequence ATGACCGGACGGACCGCGCGGGTGATGCTGGCGCCCGACAAGTTCAAGGGCTCCCTCGACGCGGCCGGGGTCGCGGCAGCCGTCGCCGGTGGGCTCCGGCGGACCCGGCCGGACGTGGAGGTCCGCTGCCTCCCGGTCGCCGACGGCGGTGACGGCACCCTGTCGGCCGCGCGCGCCGCCGGCTTCGCGCTGGTGCCGGTGGCGGTGCACGGGCCGACGGGTGAGCCGGTCGACACCGCGTTCGCGCGGCGCGGCGCGACGGCGGTGGTCGAGATGGCCGACGCCTGCGGGCTGGGCCGGCTGCCGGGTGGGGTCGGCGCGCCGCTGACCGCGTCGTCCCGGGGGCTCGGTGAGGTCCTCGTCGCGGCACTCGACGCCGGCTGCCGGGAGCTGGTGGTGGGCATCGGCGGCAGCGCGAGCACGGACGGCGGCGCCGGGATGCTGGCGGCTCTCGGAGCACGGGTGCTGGACGAGACCGGAGAGGTCGTCGCCGACGGTGGAGCGGCGCTCGCAGCGGCGGTGACCCTGGACGTTGAGGACCTGCACCCCGGCCTCCGGGACGCCAGGATCCTCGTCGCCTGCGACGTCGACAACCCGCTGACCGGCCCCGAGGGTGCGGCCGCGGTCTACGGTCCCCAGAAGGGCTGCACGCCCGCGGACGTCGTCCTCCTCGACGCGGCCCTCGATCACTGGTCCGACGTCGTCGCCGACGCCGCCCCGGAGGTTGCCGACGCCCGCGACGTCCCGGGCGCCGGCGCCGCCGGCGGCGTCGGCTTCGGGCTGCTCGCCGTGCTCGGAGCGGAGCCGCGCCCCGGCATCGACCTGCTGCTCGAGCTGCTCGGTTTCGACGAGGCGCTGGAGGACGTCGACCTTGTCGTCACGGGCGAGGGCTCCTTGGACGACCAGAGCCTGCGAGGCAAGGCGCCCATCGGAGTGGCCACCCGCGCCCGGGCCGCCGGCATCCCCGTGGTCGCCGTCTGCGGCCGGCGTCTGCTGACCGACGCCGAGCTCCGTGCCGCAGGCATCCTCCGCGCCTACGCGCTGACGGACATCGAGCGCGATCTCGACACCTGTCTCCGCTCACCCACGCCTCTCCTGGAGCGCATCGGCCAGCAGATCGGGCACACCCACCTCCCCCCGACTGCCAACTAG
- a CDS encoding helix-turn-helix domain-containing protein, whose product MVNPHRAPAAAPASLAAYRARSRTAAAGGPQPGPADVAGPTLDAAALHASYAAAAESDSRGGEFHRMVAAVLARSDRVPDTHCREWNRFLSLVERHRQNPKASLNCGVLANLVGIAAFGDDPDFVTLTELGCLLGVERLAAVQHRAARFIEPNPTFPITTIALRRMVAASPHPVAGPIHDSTIALLLEGVDLDLHLPVIRTEAELVGVVDGGSVLEWRHHLAMIAATPWSPYSRLLVDLARQAARPEVAEVVDRFTEMCREHDKEHEREQVAGEVRRIVSHSGVTQREFALWVGTSPSRLSTYISGNVTPSASLMLRMARTSRLLQERDVPTTPSSRSEQRWGAARAGVDGGTDRSAGPTERTVGALDPARPHLSVV is encoded by the coding sequence ATGGTCAATCCGCACCGCGCACCCGCGGCCGCACCCGCGTCCCTTGCTGCCTACCGTGCCCGCTCCCGCACTGCCGCGGCAGGTGGCCCGCAGCCGGGACCCGCCGACGTCGCTGGTCCCACGCTGGATGCGGCTGCTCTGCACGCCTCCTACGCCGCCGCCGCCGAGTCCGACTCCCGGGGCGGCGAGTTCCACCGGATGGTGGCCGCGGTGCTCGCCCGGAGCGACCGGGTGCCCGACACCCACTGCCGGGAGTGGAACCGGTTCCTGAGTCTGGTCGAGCGGCACCGCCAGAACCCGAAGGCATCGCTCAACTGCGGGGTCCTGGCCAACCTGGTCGGGATCGCAGCGTTCGGCGACGACCCCGACTTCGTCACCCTGACGGAGCTCGGCTGCCTGCTCGGCGTCGAACGGCTCGCCGCTGTCCAGCACCGTGCGGCGCGGTTCATCGAGCCCAACCCGACCTTTCCGATCACGACGATCGCCCTCCGCCGGATGGTCGCGGCGTCGCCGCACCCGGTCGCCGGACCGATCCACGACTCGACGATCGCCCTCCTGCTCGAGGGTGTCGACCTCGACCTCCACCTCCCGGTGATCCGCACCGAGGCAGAGCTGGTCGGGGTGGTCGACGGTGGCAGCGTCCTCGAGTGGCGCCACCACCTCGCCATGATCGCGGCCACCCCGTGGTCGCCGTACTCCCGTCTCCTCGTCGATCTCGCGCGGCAGGCGGCCCGGCCGGAGGTGGCCGAGGTCGTCGACCGGTTCACCGAGATGTGTCGCGAGCACGACAAGGAGCACGAGCGCGAGCAGGTCGCCGGCGAGGTGCGCCGGATCGTGTCCCACAGTGGCGTGACCCAGCGGGAGTTCGCCCTCTGGGTGGGCACCTCGCCGTCTCGCCTCTCCACCTACATCTCGGGAAACGTCACTCCGTCGGCATCGCTGATGCTGCGGATGGCACGCACCTCCCGCTTGCTCCAGGAGCGAGACGTGCCAACTACCCCGTCGTCGAGGTCCGAGCAGCGCTGGGGGGCCGCTCGGGCCGGCGTCGACGGTGGGACCGACAGGTCGGCCGGGCCGACCGAGCGCACCGTGGGGGCGCTCGATCCGGCCCGGCCGCACCTCTCGGTGGTCTGA
- a CDS encoding phosphotransferase family protein: protein MDPFLEAGMSLTPLDGGWSGETFLADAGGERTVVRIYADPRHPEHAAEITASLLRLVRGLLPVPQVREVRRADSVGGTPALLVTELLPGVRGDLLLPTLDGTGLRRTGAAVGEIAARLAGMPTLRAGMFVDGDLTIGPFDADLQAWVDRNRSALATHGWTDADLTRLAALADRAQATLDTVVRTSLVHSDLNPKNLLLDPGTLAVTGVLDWEFAHSGHPFTDLGNLLRFDRHPDYVAGVLAAWTSRHGTPDDEALDLARAADLVALVDLAARSGTNPVATAAATLLHAIVDADDWHAAPD, encoded by the coding sequence ATGGATCCGTTCCTCGAGGCGGGCATGTCGCTGACCCCGCTCGACGGCGGCTGGTCCGGGGAGACCTTCCTCGCCGACGCCGGCGGCGAGCGGACCGTCGTCCGCATCTATGCCGACCCGCGGCACCCTGAGCACGCGGCCGAGATCACGGCGTCCCTGCTCCGACTGGTGCGCGGCCTGCTGCCGGTGCCCCAGGTCCGGGAGGTACGGCGCGCCGACTCCGTCGGCGGCACCCCCGCGCTGCTCGTGACCGAGCTGCTGCCCGGGGTCAGGGGAGACCTGCTGCTCCCGACGCTCGACGGGACGGGGCTCCGTCGTACCGGCGCCGCCGTCGGGGAGATCGCCGCCCGGCTCGCGGGGATGCCGACGCTGCGGGCCGGGATGTTCGTCGACGGCGACCTCACGATCGGGCCGTTCGACGCCGACCTCCAAGCGTGGGTCGACCGCAACCGCTCCGCGCTCGCAACACACGGCTGGACGGACGCCGACCTCACCCGGCTGGCGGCGCTCGCCGATCGGGCCCAGGCGACGCTCGACACCGTCGTCCGCACCAGCCTCGTGCACTCCGACCTCAACCCGAAGAACCTGCTCCTCGACCCCGGCACCCTGGCCGTCACCGGCGTCCTCGACTGGGAGTTCGCACACAGCGGCCATCCGTTCACCGACCTCGGCAACCTGCTGCGGTTCGACCGGCACCCCGACTACGTCGCCGGTGTCCTCGCCGCCTGGACGTCCCGGCACGGGACTCCCGACGACGAGGCGTTGGACCTCGCCCGCGCCGCTGACCTGGTGGCACTGGTCGACCTCGCCGCCCGCAGCGGGACGAACCCGGTCGCCACCGCCGCCGCGACGCTGCTCCACGCCATCGTCGACGCCGACGACTGGCACGCAGCGCCCGACTGA
- a CDS encoding phospholipase D-like domain-containing protein yields MIRWAATLAVLLPFLAGPTMAPAAGDLPQAAKSVAQDRAFTVAPRMTMSDPIRSRGNVARQLRTYIEHAPRGSTISIMSFFLSSSITWPALRAAYRRGVNIRAVLYGGPDGRPIPVSWEGARLTEMIRAGRARGRRGSWVVWTRKTARGNDIGNSAMHAKVWQFSRVGRTRKVTMIGSYNNGDPPDSRSYSAMVTLPGPELYDPVQRIFQVSAKDRYVGGNPQRRKSGDGWDLYFFPSTSITRANDPVLERLRSIPARSGTRMTIAMYSWQGFRGAWLARKLAAMVEAGARLTVVVGPDVARSVVRTVREAGARLEDGCWRTGRRSRPYVFTHNKEMTATWVEDGTTRYAAWLGSDDWGNGGGGSQSDQVTIGLYSRWAYNRLNKLLGPQIAHEPDNLAPCDPL; encoded by the coding sequence GTGATCCGATGGGCGGCCACGCTCGCCGTACTGCTTCCTTTCCTGGCGGGGCCCACGATGGCTCCTGCCGCCGGGGACCTGCCGCAGGCAGCGAAGTCCGTGGCACAGGACCGCGCCTTCACCGTCGCCCCGAGGATGACGATGAGCGACCCGATCCGCAGCCGCGGCAACGTCGCCCGGCAGCTCCGGACCTACATCGAGCACGCGCCGCGGGGCTCGACGATCTCGATCATGTCGTTCTTCCTGTCGTCGTCGATCACCTGGCCCGCCCTGCGGGCGGCGTACCGGCGGGGCGTCAACATCCGTGCGGTCCTGTACGGCGGACCGGACGGGCGCCCGATCCCCGTGTCCTGGGAGGGCGCCCGGCTGACCGAGATGATCCGCGCCGGCCGGGCCCGTGGGCGCCGGGGCTCCTGGGTGGTGTGGACCCGCAAGACCGCCCGCGGCAACGACATCGGCAATTCGGCGATGCACGCGAAGGTCTGGCAGTTCTCGAGGGTCGGTCGGACGAGGAAGGTCACGATGATCGGCTCGTACAACAACGGCGACCCACCGGACAGCCGTTCGTACTCCGCGATGGTGACCCTGCCCGGTCCGGAGCTGTACGACCCCGTGCAGAGGATCTTCCAGGTCTCGGCCAAGGACCGGTACGTCGGCGGGAACCCCCAGAGGCGCAAGTCCGGTGACGGTTGGGACCTCTACTTCTTCCCGTCGACGTCGATCACCAGGGCGAACGACCCCGTCCTCGAACGGCTCCGATCGATCCCCGCCCGTTCCGGCACCCGCATGACCATCGCGATGTACTCCTGGCAGGGCTTCCGCGGTGCCTGGCTGGCCCGCAAGCTGGCCGCGATGGTCGAGGCGGGCGCCCGCCTGACCGTGGTCGTGGGACCTGACGTCGCGCGTTCGGTCGTGCGGACAGTGCGCGAGGCGGGCGCCAGGCTCGAGGACGGCTGCTGGAGGACCGGGCGCAGGAGCCGGCCCTATGTCTTCACCCACAACAAGGAGATGACCGCGACCTGGGTGGAGGACGGCACGACACGCTACGCCGCCTGGCTCGGCTCGGACGACTGGGGCAACGGAGGCGGCGGTTCCCAGTCGGACCAGGTGACGATCGGGCTCTACTCCCGGTGGGCCTACAACCGGCTCAACAAGCTCCTCGGCCCGCAGATCGCGCACGAGCCGGACAACCTCGCGCCCTGCGACCCGCTCTGA
- a CDS encoding sigma-70 family RNA polymerase sigma factor has product MADLPPSSGHDAHTALLERARAGDRDAFGELYAREVDAARRLARILVGEQGADELVSESFARVLTQLQAGRGPTDDFRAYLHVTIRNGFRDGLRAPKESPSSDQPWLLDDVLPPVEELVDDLDREVAVTALATLPLSWQRVLWHLEVEGRKPAEVANILDMDAGAVSSLAYRAREGLKRAYLDQHFRAATGGQCGWTQSRLSQYVRGDLSPRAQQKVADHLDDCDACRAALATLDRVNRKLAAWLFPVVLWGAASADKGALAWLVAAGGAGAAGGTATTGTATSGPAGWVSGATSNPMVLGAAAVVVAAAVVGGAFALAGDDDEGGPSDSIGAEPSATDAAAPPSSEPPTQQPPGSRSPANRPPTEAVAPAGVPTDIPSSPTPPVDPRQPIEPTGPIEPTEPTEPTEPTEPTDPTGPPTEPPVIVVPESPIAIEISLCGVLGSLVIPDTVGVHYELVLGDGLEGRWVVEATALNGYVLAAGSVKVFTGNLGDFLPCLRILGTEATPTAAPDADPWTLTATTDIVDRTSHHVAATWNFSDDMIVQAATAGWACDAPGGLYFVYTCTFDYTTDPPPPLSLTVVDDQPVPRDSPIGTVSLLVDGSVVDSSLFDGGAVAAVRQSRRGPGDGTERTVTEPPPAATPTPQPEPEQGPAPSPVPEPEPEPAPQPEPAPEPAPEPAPEPEPAPEPEPAPEPEPEESPAPPPPSTPEESMPPDQQVEPDV; this is encoded by the coding sequence ATGGCTGATCTCCCTCCCAGCAGCGGGCACGACGCGCACACCGCGCTGCTCGAGCGCGCCCGCGCGGGGGACCGGGACGCCTTCGGTGAGCTCTACGCCCGCGAGGTCGACGCCGCCCGGCGGCTGGCCCGGATCCTCGTGGGGGAGCAGGGTGCCGACGAGCTGGTCTCCGAGTCGTTCGCGCGGGTGCTCACCCAGCTGCAGGCCGGCCGCGGGCCCACCGACGACTTCCGTGCCTACCTCCACGTCACCATCCGCAACGGCTTCCGTGACGGCCTCCGCGCTCCGAAGGAGTCGCCGTCCTCCGACCAGCCGTGGCTTCTCGACGACGTGCTGCCGCCGGTCGAGGAGCTGGTCGATGACCTCGACCGCGAGGTCGCGGTCACCGCGCTGGCGACGCTGCCCCTGTCGTGGCAGCGGGTCTTGTGGCACCTCGAGGTCGAGGGCCGCAAGCCTGCCGAGGTCGCCAACATCCTCGACATGGACGCCGGCGCGGTCTCGTCGCTGGCCTACCGCGCTCGCGAGGGCCTGAAGCGCGCCTACCTCGACCAGCACTTCCGGGCGGCGACGGGCGGGCAGTGCGGCTGGACGCAGAGTCGGCTGTCGCAGTACGTCCGCGGCGACCTCAGCCCCCGGGCCCAGCAGAAGGTCGCCGACCACCTCGACGACTGCGACGCATGCCGCGCGGCCTTGGCCACGCTCGACCGGGTCAACCGGAAGCTCGCGGCCTGGCTGTTCCCCGTCGTCCTCTGGGGTGCCGCGAGCGCGGACAAGGGCGCGCTGGCGTGGCTTGTCGCTGCGGGCGGTGCGGGCGCGGCCGGGGGAACGGCGACCACCGGTACGGCGACCAGCGGACCCGCCGGATGGGTCAGCGGCGCGACGTCCAATCCGATGGTCCTCGGCGCGGCCGCCGTCGTAGTCGCGGCGGCCGTCGTCGGTGGAGCCTTCGCCCTCGCGGGGGACGATGACGAGGGCGGACCGAGCGACAGCATCGGTGCCGAGCCTTCTGCCACCGATGCTGCGGCGCCGCCGTCGAGCGAGCCCCCGACCCAGCAACCGCCAGGCAGTCGATCACCGGCCAACCGTCCGCCGACCGAGGCGGTGGCGCCGGCCGGGGTGCCGACGGATATCCCCTCCTCGCCGACGCCCCCCGTCGACCCGCGCCAGCCCATCGAGCCCACCGGCCCGATCGAGCCGACGGAGCCGACCGAGCCGACCGAGCCCACCGAGCCGACCGATCCCACCGGGCCTCCGACCGAGCCGCCCGTCATCGTCGTGCCGGAGTCACCGATCGCGATCGAGATCTCGCTGTGCGGTGTGCTCGGTTCGCTGGTCATCCCCGATACCGTTGGCGTGCACTACGAGCTCGTGCTCGGTGACGGCCTCGAGGGGCGCTGGGTGGTCGAGGCGACGGCGCTGAACGGCTACGTCCTGGCCGCGGGCTCGGTCAAGGTGTTCACGGGCAACCTCGGCGACTTCCTGCCGTGCCTGCGCATTCTCGGGACCGAGGCCACCCCGACCGCTGCTCCCGACGCGGACCCGTGGACCCTCACCGCGACGACGGACATCGTGGACCGCACGTCACATCACGTCGCTGCGACCTGGAACTTCTCCGACGACATGATCGTGCAAGCCGCGACTGCGGGATGGGCCTGCGATGCGCCCGGAGGTCTCTACTTCGTCTACACCTGCACGTTCGACTACACGACTGATCCGCCGCCGCCGTTGAGCTTGACGGTGGTCGACGACCAGCCCGTGCCGAGGGACTCTCCCATCGGCACGGTCTCGCTTTTGGTGGACGGCTCCGTCGTCGACTCCTCCCTGTTCGACGGCGGCGCCGTGGCCGCCGTGCGGCAGAGCCGGCGCGGCCCCGGCGACGGCACGGAGCGGACGGTGACCGAACCGCCGCCGGCCGCAACCCCGACTCCGCAACCGGAGCCAGAGCAGGGGCCGGCGCCTTCG
- a CDS encoding Type 1 glutamine amidotransferase-like domain-containing protein has product MPADAPTILATSGGAVAADRIRWSVGPLTDYAIELSGVTGRAPRVCFLATATGDNPQMIRDFYDMAQEAGIHGSHLQLFTMPNVDDMRELLLGQDVIWVWGGSVAGLLAMWELHGVDDLMREAWQAGVVLTGVSAGSICWHVGGTTDSFGPDLQPITNGLGLVPYSNGVHYDSEEQRRPLFQSLVADGTLPAGYATDDGVGVIYRGTEFVEALAEQKDKAAYLVERGPDGAVETRLETRLLR; this is encoded by the coding sequence GTGCCCGCTGACGCTCCCACGATCCTGGCCACCTCGGGTGGCGCCGTCGCCGCCGACCGGATCCGGTGGTCGGTCGGACCGCTGACCGACTACGCGATCGAGCTGTCCGGCGTGACCGGCCGCGCTCCGCGGGTCTGCTTCCTGGCGACCGCGACGGGCGACAACCCGCAGATGATCCGCGACTTCTACGACATGGCGCAGGAGGCGGGGATCCACGGCAGTCACCTCCAGCTGTTCACCATGCCGAACGTCGACGACATGCGGGAGCTGCTGCTCGGGCAGGACGTGATCTGGGTGTGGGGTGGCAGCGTCGCGGGGCTGCTGGCGATGTGGGAGCTGCACGGCGTCGACGACCTGATGCGGGAGGCCTGGCAGGCCGGCGTGGTGCTCACGGGCGTCTCGGCGGGCTCGATCTGCTGGCACGTCGGCGGCACGACGGATTCCTTCGGGCCGGACCTGCAGCCGATCACCAACGGGCTCGGTCTCGTGCCCTACTCCAACGGCGTGCACTACGACTCCGAGGAGCAGCGACGGCCGCTCTTCCAGTCCCTGGTCGCCGACGGCACGCTCCCGGCGGGCTACGCCACCGACGACGGCGTCGGCGTGATCTACCGCGGCACCGAGTTCGTGGAGGCGCTCGCCGAGCAGAAGGACAAGGCCGCCTACCTCGTGGAGCGCGGGCCGGACGGTGCCGTCGAGACCCGCCTCGAGACGCGACTCCTGCGCTGA
- a CDS encoding LacI family DNA-binding transcriptional regulator, with protein MAKPQSSVRLQDVAEEAGVSIATASRSLSGTAGVSESVAERVREVAQRMGYVVNVHARSLAAGTSRSVGLVVHEIGDPYFAEIASGVLRVGTREGLTVQICHSGRDPDRELEQIRMLVANRVGAIIIAGSGFVDPALQAAAKRDLQAYRDQGGRVAVIGRHHLGVDAVLPENVKGGRAIADHLIGLGHRRIAVATGSTALTTIADRLAGVEEACAEAGISFADVPVVVAEFTREGGKLAAEEILRDHPDVTAVLSLNDDMAIGVLSVLRARGVAVPERMSVSGFDDVAVAGDLAPSLTTIRLPMVTMGELALELALKAPGNRPRRRSAGHELVVRDSTAPPPA; from the coding sequence TTGGCCAAGCCGCAGTCGAGCGTCCGGCTCCAGGACGTCGCCGAGGAGGCGGGGGTCTCGATCGCCACGGCGTCCCGGAGCCTGTCCGGCACGGCCGGCGTGAGCGAGTCCGTGGCCGAGCGGGTCCGGGAGGTCGCGCAGCGGATGGGGTACGTCGTCAACGTGCACGCCCGCAGCCTGGCCGCGGGCACGTCTCGCTCGGTCGGGCTCGTCGTGCACGAGATCGGCGACCCCTACTTCGCGGAGATCGCGAGCGGTGTGCTCCGCGTCGGGACCCGCGAGGGACTGACCGTGCAGATCTGCCACAGCGGCCGCGACCCGGACCGCGAGCTCGAACAGATCAGGATGCTCGTGGCCAACCGCGTGGGCGCCATCATCATCGCCGGGTCGGGGTTCGTCGACCCGGCGTTGCAGGCCGCCGCGAAGCGGGACCTGCAGGCCTACCGCGACCAGGGTGGCCGGGTCGCCGTCATCGGGCGGCACCACCTCGGGGTCGACGCCGTCCTCCCGGAGAACGTCAAGGGCGGGCGGGCGATCGCCGACCACCTGATCGGTCTGGGTCATCGGCGGATCGCCGTAGCCACGGGCTCGACCGCACTGACAACGATCGCCGACCGCCTCGCCGGTGTCGAAGAGGCGTGCGCGGAGGCCGGTATCAGCTTCGCCGACGTACCCGTGGTCGTCGCCGAGTTCACCCGCGAGGGCGGCAAGCTCGCGGCCGAGGAGATCCTGCGCGATCACCCCGACGTCACGGCGGTGCTGTCGCTGAACGACGACATGGCCATCGGCGTCCTGTCCGTGCTCCGGGCACGCGGCGTCGCGGTGCCGGAGCGGATGTCGGTGTCGGGGTTCGACGACGTGGCAGTGGCCGGCGACCTCGCTCCTTCGCTCACCACGATCCGGCTGCCGATGGTCACGATGGGCGAGCTCGCCCTCGAGCTGGCGCTGAAGGCTCCGGGCAACCGACCGCGTCGTCGCTCGGCCGGCCACGAGCTCGTGGTGCGCGACTCGACGGCGCCGCCGCCGGCATGA